A portion of the Pseudomonas sp. GR 6-02 genome contains these proteins:
- a CDS encoding BON domain-containing protein: MTPNRLSLLALTLCLGISGCTSVVNASREAPIEDDRGTRTFGSKIDDSLIDTKVGVNIAKADPALDNDSHIVVTSFNGVVLLAGQTPRADLKAKAEQVAASVQRVKKVHNELQVLQPSSLLARQNDTWLTTKIKTQMLTDPSIPGSRIKVVTENGIVYLLGLLTKQEAAQATNLVQGVSGVQKIVKLFEYID; encoded by the coding sequence ATGACCCCTAATCGCCTAAGCCTTCTGGCCTTGACCCTGTGCCTCGGCATCAGCGGCTGCACATCAGTGGTTAACGCCAGCCGTGAAGCGCCGATCGAAGATGACCGCGGTACGCGCACCTTCGGCAGCAAGATCGACGACTCTCTGATCGACACCAAGGTCGGCGTGAACATCGCCAAGGCCGATCCGGCCCTGGACAACGATTCGCACATCGTCGTAACCAGCTTCAACGGTGTTGTGTTGCTCGCCGGGCAAACCCCGCGCGCCGACCTCAAGGCCAAGGCCGAACAGGTCGCCGCCTCCGTTCAGCGCGTGAAGAAGGTGCACAACGAACTGCAAGTGCTGCAGCCCTCCTCGCTGCTGGCACGCCAGAACGACACCTGGCTGACCACCAAGATCAAGACTCAGATGCTCACCGACCCCTCCATCCCGGGCTCGCGCATCAAGGTTGTGACCGAGAACGGCATCGTTTATCTGCTCGGCCTGCTGACCAAGCAGGAAGCGGCGCAGGCGACCAATCTGGTGCAAGGCGTTTCTGGCGTGCAGAAGATTGTGAAGCTGTTTGAGTACATCGACTGA
- the mraZ gene encoding division/cell wall cluster transcriptional repressor MraZ has product MFRGANAISLDAKGRLAMPSRYRDELVSRSSGQLIVTIDAVDPCLCVYPLDEWEIIETKLRALPSLREENRRLQRLLIGNAVDLELDGSGRFLVPPRLREYAKLDKRAMLVGQLNKFQLWDEDAWNAVSAADLAAIQQPGAMPDELRDLIL; this is encoded by the coding sequence GTGTTTCGCGGAGCTAACGCTATCAGTCTCGATGCAAAGGGCCGTCTCGCCATGCCGAGCCGGTACCGTGACGAGCTCGTTTCGCGTAGTTCCGGTCAATTAATCGTCACCATCGATGCCGTTGATCCGTGTTTGTGTGTTTATCCCCTCGATGAGTGGGAAATTATCGAAACCAAACTGCGTGCACTGCCTTCGCTTCGCGAAGAAAACCGCCGCCTGCAACGTTTACTGATTGGTAATGCCGTCGACCTCGAGCTCGATGGCAGTGGTCGTTTTCTGGTCCCGCCGCGTCTTCGCGAATATGCCAAGTTGGATAAGCGCGCAATGTTGGTAGGCCAACTGAACAAGTTCCAATTGTGGGACGAGGATGCCTGGAATGCGGTTTCTGCCGCTGACCTGGCTGCTATTCAACAACCGGGCGCCATGCCTGATGAACTGCGTGATTTGATCCTGTGA
- a CDS encoding YraN family protein yields the protein MPDRSRQQSGKDAERHALEHLQQQGLRLLAQNWLCKRGELDLVMLDGDTVVFVEVRYRKNTQWGGALDSIDGRKRQKLIFAAQYFLQRESRWADSPCRFDVVAIDSSLDQLNWMQNAFDC from the coding sequence ATGCCCGACAGGTCACGCCAGCAAAGCGGTAAGGATGCCGAGCGCCATGCGCTCGAGCATCTTCAGCAACAAGGTCTGCGCCTGCTGGCGCAGAACTGGTTATGTAAACGCGGCGAGCTTGATCTGGTCATGCTTGATGGCGATACAGTAGTATTCGTCGAAGTCCGCTACAGAAAAAACACCCAATGGGGTGGCGCGCTCGATAGCATCGATGGGCGCAAACGGCAGAAACTGATTTTCGCCGCGCAGTATTTTCTTCAGCGCGAGTCGCGTTGGGCCGATTCCCCCTGCCGCTTCGACGTGGTTGCCATCGACAGCAGCCTCGATCAGTTGAACTGGATGCAAAATGCCTTCGACTGCTGA
- the rsmI gene encoding 16S rRNA (cytidine(1402)-2'-O)-methyltransferase → MAAFTDHEVCALTAPGALNSAAGSLYVVATPIGNLDDISARALKILREVSLIAAEDTRHSQRLMQHFGIPTPLAACHEHNERDEGSRFITRLLAGDDVALISDAGTPLISDPGYHLVRQARAAGINVVPVPGACALIAALSAAGLPSDRFIFEGFLPAKAVGRRARLELIKEEPRTLIFYEAPHRILECLQDMELVFGADRPALLARELTKTFETLKGLPLAELREFVESDSNQQRGECVVLVAGWSAPETEDAVSSEAMRILNLLLEEMPLKRAAALAAQITGERKNVLYQVALDKQKGE, encoded by the coding sequence ATGGCGGCTTTTACCGATCATGAGGTGTGCGCTTTGACTGCTCCAGGTGCTTTGAATTCCGCTGCTGGCTCGCTTTATGTGGTGGCGACGCCCATCGGCAACCTGGACGACATCAGTGCGCGTGCGCTGAAGATCCTGCGCGAGGTTTCGTTGATTGCTGCCGAAGACACTCGCCATTCCCAGCGATTGATGCAGCACTTCGGTATCCCCACGCCGCTGGCGGCCTGCCATGAACACAACGAGAGGGATGAAGGCAGCCGCTTTATCACTCGCTTGCTTGCTGGCGACGATGTGGCATTGATCTCCGATGCCGGGACGCCGCTGATTTCCGATCCGGGTTATCACCTGGTGCGTCAGGCCCGTGCCGCAGGGATCAATGTGGTGCCGGTTCCGGGGGCCTGTGCATTGATTGCGGCGCTCTCGGCGGCGGGGTTGCCATCGGACCGTTTCATCTTCGAAGGGTTTCTACCGGCCAAGGCTGTCGGCCGACGCGCTCGCCTGGAGCTGATAAAAGAAGAGCCGCGCACACTGATTTTTTATGAGGCTCCACACCGCATCCTTGAATGCCTGCAAGACATGGAGCTGGTGTTCGGCGCTGATCGTCCGGCATTGCTGGCGCGCGAGTTGACCAAGACCTTCGAAACCCTTAAAGGCTTGCCGCTGGCCGAGCTGCGCGAGTTCGTCGAATCGGACAGCAACCAGCAGCGCGGCGAGTGCGTAGTGCTGGTCGCTGGCTGGTCTGCTCCCGAGACTGAGGACGCTGTCAGCAGCGAAGCCATGCGTATTCTCAATCTGCTGCTTGAAGAAATGCCGCTCAAGCGTGCGGCGGCATTGGCGGCGCAAATTACTGGCGAGCGCAAGAATGTGCTCTATCAGGTTGCGCTGGATAAGCAGAAGGGCGAGTAA
- a CDS encoding glutathione S-transferase N-terminal domain-containing protein: MGVTNRLACYSDPADHYSHRVRIVLAEKGVSAEIIYVEAGRQPPKLIEVNPYGSLPTLVDRDLALWESTVVMEYLDERYPHPPLLPVYPVARANSRLLIHRIQRDWCGLVDLILDSRTKEAARVVARKELRESLTGVSPLFADKPFFLSEEQSLVDCCLLPILWRLPILGIELPRPAKPLLDYMERQFAREAFQASLSGVERDMR; encoded by the coding sequence ATGGGCGTGACCAATCGGTTGGCCTGTTACTCCGACCCCGCCGACCACTATTCCCACCGAGTGCGCATCGTACTTGCAGAGAAGGGTGTCAGCGCCGAGATCATTTACGTGGAGGCTGGTCGTCAGCCGCCTAAACTGATTGAAGTGAACCCTTACGGAAGCCTGCCCACCCTGGTCGATCGTGACCTGGCGTTGTGGGAGTCGACCGTGGTGATGGAATATCTGGATGAGCGTTACCCGCATCCGCCACTACTGCCGGTTTATCCTGTGGCGCGTGCCAACAGTCGCCTGCTGATTCATCGCATTCAGCGTGATTGGTGTGGCCTGGTGGATCTGATTCTGGATTCGCGGACCAAGGAAGCAGCTCGCGTGGTGGCTCGTAAAGAGCTGCGCGAAAGCCTGACAGGCGTGTCGCCGCTATTCGCCGACAAGCCGTTTTTCCTCAGTGAGGAACAAAGTCTGGTGGATTGCTGCCTACTACCAATACTCTGGCGATTGCCGATTTTGGGTATAGAACTGCCGCGGCCTGCCAAGCCGCTGCTTGATTACATGGAGCGCCAGTTTGCGCGTGAGGCTTTCCAGGCGAGTCTGTCTGGTGTCGAACGCGATATGCGCTAA
- the rsmH gene encoding 16S rRNA (cytosine(1402)-N(4))-methyltransferase RsmH has product MTIDSGFNHITVLLDEAVEALAVRPDGCYLDGTFGRGGHSRLILSKLGPDGRLLGFDKDPQAIATGQTLAAEDGRFVVVQRSFAELGSEVAERGLAGKVSGVLLDLGVSSPQLDDPERGFSFLNDGPLDMRMDPSRGISAAEFVNTAPVEEIARVFKEYGEERFSGRMARAVAERRDIKPFERTADLAEVLKVANPAWEKGKNPATRAFQGLRIHVNNELGDLEAGLEAALECLEVGGRLVVISFHSLEDRIVKLFMRKLVKGEADNLPRNLPVRHVAFEPKIKVHGKAQSASEAELKANPRSRSAIMRVAEKLR; this is encoded by the coding sequence GTGACTATTGATAGCGGCTTTAACCACATCACCGTACTGCTTGACGAAGCCGTCGAGGCTCTCGCCGTACGTCCTGATGGCTGCTATCTGGACGGCACGTTCGGACGCGGCGGACATAGCCGGTTGATTCTCAGCAAGCTCGGGCCCGATGGTCGGTTGCTCGGGTTCGACAAAGATCCTCAAGCGATTGCCACCGGGCAAACGCTAGCGGCCGAAGACGGCCGCTTTGTCGTTGTACAGCGCAGCTTTGCCGAGCTCGGTTCGGAAGTCGCCGAACGCGGTCTGGCCGGCAAGGTCAGCGGTGTTCTGCTTGACCTGGGCGTGTCTTCGCCTCAGCTCGACGACCCTGAGCGCGGCTTCAGTTTTCTCAACGACGGCCCGTTGGACATGCGAATGGACCCGTCCCGCGGGATCAGCGCCGCCGAGTTCGTCAATACCGCGCCGGTGGAGGAAATCGCCCGGGTGTTCAAGGAATACGGCGAAGAACGTTTCTCCGGCCGCATGGCGCGTGCCGTGGCCGAACGTCGCGACATCAAGCCGTTCGAGCGCACTGCCGATCTGGCAGAAGTGCTGAAAGTCGCCAACCCTGCATGGGAAAAGGGCAAGAACCCGGCCACCCGTGCATTCCAGGGGCTGCGTATTCACGTCAACAACGAGCTGGGCGATCTGGAAGCCGGTCTCGAAGCCGCTCTGGAGTGCCTGGAAGTCGGCGGTCGCCTGGTGGTGATCAGCTTCCACTCGCTGGAAGACCGCATCGTCAAACTGTTCATGCGTAAACTGGTGAAAGGCGAAGCCGACAACCTGCCGCGCAACTTGCCGGTCCGTCACGTCGCCTTCGAACCGAAAATCAAAGTCCATGGCAAAGCGCAGTCCGCCTCCGAGGCCGAACTCAAAGCCAACCCACGTTCCCGTAGCGCCATCATGCGTGTCGCGGAGAAACTGCGGTGA
- a CDS encoding peptidoglycan D,D-transpeptidase FtsI family protein → MKLEGALFPWRFRLVLGLLGIMVVAISWRIIDLQVVDRDFLKGQGDARSVRHIPIPAHRGLITDRNGEPLAVSTPVTTLWANAKEMQLAKEKWPALAAALGQDPKALAERLEAQANKEFIYLVRGLTPEQGQAVLDLKVPGVYGIEEFRRFYPAGEVTAHMVGFTDIDDHGREGVELAYDEWLAGVPGKRQVIKDRRGRLIKDVQVTKNAKAGKPLALSIDLRLQYLANRELRNAIIENGAKAGSLVIMDVKTGEILAMVNQPTYNPNNRRNLQPAMMRNRAMIDVFEPGSTMKAISMSAAIETGRWKPSDTVEVYPGSLQIGKYTIKDVSKTEGPVLDLTGILINSSNVGMSKVAFDIGGETIFRLAQKVGLGQDTGLGFPGERVGNLPNYREWRKAETATLSYGYGISVTAIQLVHAFSALANNGRLAPLTLIKTDKAPQTTQVLPEAVAKTMQGMLQQVIEAPRGVFRAQVPAYHVGGKSGTARKTSVGTKGYAENSYRSLFAGFGPMSDPRYAIVVVIDEPTKAGYFGGLVSAPVFSKVMSGTLRLMNITPDNLPATQQANAAPVVPLKANGGRG, encoded by the coding sequence ATGAAACTCGAAGGCGCACTCTTCCCGTGGCGATTCCGTCTGGTGCTGGGCTTGCTCGGCATCATGGTGGTGGCGATTTCCTGGCGCATCATTGATCTGCAAGTGGTCGACCGTGACTTCCTTAAAGGTCAGGGCGACGCGCGCAGTGTTCGTCATATTCCAATCCCGGCTCACCGTGGTCTGATCACCGACCGTAACGGCGAGCCGTTGGCCGTGAGTACCCCGGTCACCACCCTGTGGGCCAACGCCAAGGAAATGCAGCTGGCCAAAGAGAAATGGCCGGCACTGGCGGCTGCCTTGGGGCAGGATCCCAAAGCCCTGGCCGAACGTCTCGAAGCCCAGGCCAACAAAGAATTCATCTACCTGGTGCGCGGGCTGACCCCTGAGCAGGGCCAGGCTGTGCTCGATCTGAAAGTGCCGGGCGTTTATGGCATCGAAGAGTTCCGGCGTTTCTACCCGGCGGGTGAAGTCACCGCCCACATGGTCGGCTTTACCGACATCGACGATCACGGACGCGAAGGCGTCGAGCTGGCCTACGACGAATGGCTGGCCGGGGTGCCCGGCAAGCGACAGGTCATCAAGGACCGGCGCGGCCGGCTGATCAAAGATGTCCAGGTCACCAAAAACGCCAAGGCCGGCAAGCCCTTGGCGTTGTCCATTGACCTGCGCCTGCAATACCTGGCCAACCGCGAACTGCGCAACGCGATCATCGAGAACGGCGCCAAGGCCGGTAGCCTGGTGATCATGGACGTGAAGACCGGCGAGATTCTCGCCATGGTCAACCAGCCGACCTACAACCCGAACAACCGTCGCAACCTGCAACCGGCGATGATGCGCAACCGCGCGATGATCGACGTGTTCGAGCCGGGTTCGACCATGAAAGCGATCTCCATGAGCGCCGCGATCGAAACCGGGCGCTGGAAACCGAGCGACACCGTCGAGGTGTACCCGGGCAGTTTGCAGATTGGTAAATACACCATCAAGGACGTATCCAAGACCGAAGGTCCGGTGCTCGACCTGACCGGTATCCTGATCAATTCCAGTAACGTCGGCATGAGTAAGGTCGCGTTCGATATCGGTGGCGAAACGATTTTCCGTCTGGCACAGAAAGTTGGCCTCGGCCAGGACACCGGCTTGGGTTTCCCGGGTGAGCGCGTCGGCAACCTGCCGAACTACCGCGAATGGCGCAAGGCTGAAACCGCCACTCTGTCCTACGGCTACGGTATTTCCGTGACCGCGATCCAGTTGGTCCACGCCTTCTCGGCCCTGGCCAACAATGGTCGCCTCGCGCCGTTGACCCTGATCAAAACCGACAAGGCGCCGCAAACCACTCAGGTGCTGCCGGAAGCCGTCGCGAAAACCATGCAAGGCATGCTGCAACAAGTGATCGAAGCCCCGCGCGGCGTATTCCGTGCGCAGGTGCCGGCGTATCACGTGGGCGGCAAGTCGGGTACTGCGCGTAAGACGTCGGTCGGAACCAAAGGCTACGCCGAGAACTCCTACCGCTCGCTGTTCGCCGGTTTCGGCCCGATGAGCGACCCGCGTTACGCGATCGTGGTGGTGATCGACGAACCGACCAAGGCCGGTTACTTCGGTGGTCTGGTATCGGCGCCGGTGTTCAGCAAAGTGATGTCCGGGACCTTGCGCCTGATGAACATCACCCCGGACAACCTGCCAGCCACTCAACAAGCGAACGCCGCACCGGTCGTTCCGCTGAAAGCTAATGGAGGGCGCGGCTGA
- a CDS encoding penicillin-binding protein activator yields the protein MIACLRLFSALCLAALLAACASSPSSSLGELPRTPDASVEQLLEQATQSKTPDKAALLRLSAADLAYRQGNAGQSAQILQQVPMEQLKPGQQVFASTLAAELAMVRNQPKAALTALSHPSLQRLSELPAEQQVRTGTVHARALEADGQTLAAARERIFIAPMLSDQAASKNHEAIWTLIASLPTDQLQPTTDDDLGGWLSLARAVKTAGTLEQQQAAIDNWRANNPKHPAAIQLPLPLTKLKDLASQPLSKIALLLPQDGPLASVGKALREGFMAAHYQAQQAGQKPPAIEFYDSSRLTSLDEFYRKAQADGVQLVVGPLEKPLVKQLSARPQLPITTLALNYSEGEQGPAQLFQFGLAAEDEAREVSRRARADGLHRAAIMVPKGEWGDRVLRAFSQDWQANGGSIVATERVDQPVQLAQQIADMFQLRQSEGRAKSLQNTVGSQVAAQPSHRQDIEFIFLAATPQQAQQIKPTLNFQYAGDVPVYATSHVFSASGDQNQYNDMNGIRFCETPWLLDANDPLRKQVTAQWPQAAGSLGRLYAMGVDAYRLAPRLGQLKALPDSRIEGQSGSLGMTQNQRVVRQLPWAEFVNGQVQRLPDTSH from the coding sequence ATGATCGCTTGCCTGCGGCTGTTCTCTGCCCTCTGCCTCGCTGCCTTGCTGGCGGCTTGCGCCAGCTCGCCCTCCTCCAGCCTTGGCGAACTTCCACGGACCCCGGATGCCAGTGTCGAGCAACTGCTCGAACAGGCCACTCAAAGTAAAACGCCGGACAAGGCAGCCTTGCTGCGCTTGAGCGCGGCAGACCTGGCTTATCGTCAGGGCAATGCCGGCCAATCCGCGCAAATTCTGCAACAAGTACCGATGGAACAACTCAAGCCTGGCCAACAGGTCTTCGCCAGCACCCTGGCGGCTGAATTGGCCATGGTGCGCAATCAGCCCAAAGCGGCGCTGACGGCCCTGAGCCATCCGAGCCTGCAACGCCTGAGCGAACTGCCAGCCGAACAACAGGTTCGCACCGGCACCGTCCATGCCCGCGCCCTTGAGGCCGACGGCCAGACCCTGGCCGCCGCACGGGAGCGCATTTTCATCGCCCCCATGCTGAGCGATCAAGCTGCGAGCAAAAACCACGAAGCGATCTGGACCCTGATCGCTTCACTGCCGACCGATCAATTGCAGCCGACCACCGACGACGACCTCGGCGGCTGGTTGAGCCTGGCCCGGGCAGTGAAAACAGCCGGCACCCTGGAACAGCAGCAAGCCGCGATCGACAACTGGCGCGCGAACAATCCAAAGCACCCGGCCGCCATCCAGTTGCCGCTGCCATTGACCAAACTCAAGGATCTGGCCAGCCAGCCCCTGAGCAAGATTGCCCTGCTGCTGCCGCAAGACGGTCCGCTGGCCTCGGTCGGCAAAGCATTGCGCGAAGGTTTCATGGCCGCACACTACCAGGCGCAACAAGCCGGGCAGAAGCCGCCAGCCATCGAGTTCTATGACAGCTCGCGCCTGACCTCCCTTGACGAGTTCTATCGCAAGGCCCAGGCCGACGGCGTGCAATTGGTGGTCGGGCCGCTGGAAAAACCGCTGGTCAAACAGCTCAGCGCTCGCCCGCAACTACCGATCACCACCCTGGCGCTGAACTACAGCGAAGGCGAACAAGGTCCGGCCCAGCTGTTCCAATTCGGCCTTGCCGCTGAAGACGAAGCCCGCGAAGTATCCCGTCGTGCGCGCGCCGATGGCCTGCATCGCGCCGCCATCATGGTGCCGAAAGGCGAATGGGGTGACCGCGTACTCAGAGCATTCAGCCAGGATTGGCAAGCCAACGGCGGCAGCATTGTCGCGACCGAGCGCGTCGACCAACCGGTGCAACTGGCCCAGCAAATTGCCGACATGTTCCAGCTGCGTCAGAGCGAAGGCCGCGCCAAGAGCCTGCAAAACACCGTTGGCTCACAGGTAGCCGCCCAGCCTTCGCATCGTCAGGACATCGAGTTCATCTTCCTGGCCGCGACGCCGCAACAGGCTCAACAGATCAAACCGACCCTGAACTTCCAGTACGCGGGTGACGTGCCGGTTTACGCCACCTCCCACGTGTTCAGCGCCAGCGGCGACCAGAACCAGTACAACGACATGAACGGTATTCGCTTCTGCGAAACCCCATGGCTGCTGGATGCCAACGACCCGCTGCGCAAACAGGTCACCGCACAATGGCCACAAGCCGCTGGCAGCCTGGGCCGTCTATACGCGATGGGCGTTGACGCCTATCGCCTGGCACCACGCCTGGGGCAACTCAAGGCCTTGCCGGACAGCCGTATCGAAGGTCAATCGGGCAGCCTGGGCATGACTCAGAATCAACGGGTCGTGCGTCAGTTGCCATGGGCAGAGTTCGTCAACGGTCAGGTTCAACGCCTGCCGGACACCTCGCACTGA
- a CDS encoding phosphoheptose isomerase, which produces MDMQSRIRQLFQASIDTKQMAMDVLAPHIEQASQVMVNALLNEGKMLSCGNGGSAGDAQHFSSELLNRFERERPSLPAIALTTDSSTITSIANDYSYNEIFSKQIRALGQPGDVLLAISTSGNSANIIQAIQAAHDREMIVVALTGRDGGGMASLLLPEDVEIRVPANVTARIQEVHLLAIHCLCDLIDSQLFGSEE; this is translated from the coding sequence ATGGACATGCAATCCCGAATTCGCCAGCTTTTTCAGGCCAGTATCGACACCAAGCAAATGGCGATGGACGTACTTGCACCGCACATCGAGCAAGCCAGCCAGGTGATGGTCAACGCCCTGCTCAACGAGGGCAAAATGCTTTCGTGCGGCAACGGTGGCTCCGCCGGCGATGCACAGCACTTCTCGTCCGAGCTGCTCAATCGCTTCGAGCGTGAACGTCCGAGCCTGCCAGCCATTGCGCTGACCACCGACAGCTCGACGATCACCTCGATTGCCAACGATTACAGCTACAACGAAATCTTCTCCAAACAGATCCGCGCCCTCGGCCAGCCGGGCGACGTATTGCTGGCGATTTCCACCAGCGGCAACTCGGCGAACATTATTCAAGCGATCCAGGCCGCACATGATCGCGAAATGATTGTCGTAGCATTGACGGGTCGCGATGGCGGCGGCATGGCATCGCTGCTATTGCCTGAAGACGTCGAGATTCGCGTACCGGCCAATGTCACTGCACGTATTCAGGAAGTCCACCTGCTGGCGATCCATTGCCTTTGCGATCTGATCGACAGCCAACTGTTCGGGAGTGAAGAATGA
- the ftsL gene encoding cell division protein FtsL, with protein sequence MSKLFAKPLPGGSFFMLLLFIGVLVSAIGVSYSAHWNRQLLNSLYNELSVRDKAQAEWGRLILEQSTWTAHSRIEVLATEQLKMRIPGAAEVQMVAP encoded by the coding sequence GTGAGCAAGCTTTTCGCCAAACCACTTCCCGGCGGAAGCTTTTTCATGCTGCTGCTGTTTATCGGTGTGCTCGTGTCGGCCATCGGCGTGTCCTATAGCGCCCACTGGAACCGTCAGCTGTTGAATTCGCTGTACAACGAATTGAGCGTGCGCGACAAGGCGCAGGCGGAGTGGGGCCGGTTGATTCTCGAACAAAGCACCTGGACCGCCCACAGCCGTATCGAAGTGTTGGCGACCGAACAACTGAAGATGCGCATTCCTGGCGCTGCTGAAGTGCAGATGGTGGCGCCATGA
- a CDS encoding UDP-N-acetylmuramoyl-L-alanyl-D-glutamate--2,6-diaminopimelate ligase, translating to MSLSLNKIFAHAGHDLLIRELALDSRNVRAGDLFLAVPGGKFDGRAHIADALQRGAAAVAYEVEGATVLPITDVPLIPVKGLAAQLSDIAGRFYGDPSRHMNLIGVTGTNGKTSVTQLVAQALDLLGQHCGIVGTLGSGFHGALESGLHTTPNPIALQATLADLKKAGAKAVAMEVSSHGLDQGRVTALAFDVAVMTNLSRDHLDYHGTMQAYGETKAKLFAWNDLKCRVVNLDDDFGRQLAADEGESRLITYSLEDSRAYLYCREAQFSDEGVRATLVTPQGEHHLRSTLLGRFNLSNVLAAVGALLGLDYALDEILNVLPKLEGPAGRMQRLGGGTQPLVVVDYAHTPDALEKVLMALRPHAKGRLLCLFGCGGDRDRGKRPLMAEVVERLADGVLVTDDNPRTEDPAAIFDDIRAGFTAVDKVTFVAGRGQAIAQLIASASADDVIVLAGKGHEDYQEINGERLAFSDLVEADHALTAWEVAHA from the coding sequence ATGTCGCTGAGCCTGAACAAGATTTTCGCCCACGCCGGCCATGATCTATTGATCCGCGAATTGGCGCTGGACAGCCGTAACGTACGGGCAGGTGATTTGTTCCTTGCGGTCCCTGGTGGCAAGTTCGACGGTCGTGCGCACATCGCCGACGCCTTGCAGCGCGGTGCTGCCGCCGTGGCTTATGAAGTCGAAGGCGCGACCGTGCTGCCGATTACCGACGTGCCGCTGATTCCGGTCAAAGGCCTGGCGGCGCAGCTGTCGGATATCGCCGGGCGCTTTTACGGCGACCCGAGCCGTCACATGAACCTGATCGGCGTGACCGGCACCAACGGTAAAACCAGCGTGACCCAGTTGGTCGCGCAAGCCTTGGATTTGCTCGGTCAACACTGCGGTATCGTTGGCACTTTGGGCTCCGGTTTCCATGGCGCGCTGGAAAGCGGCTTGCACACCACGCCGAACCCGATTGCGCTGCAAGCAACCCTCGCCGACCTGAAAAAGGCCGGTGCCAAAGCCGTGGCCATGGAAGTCTCTTCCCATGGGCTGGATCAGGGCCGCGTAACCGCGCTGGCCTTCGATGTGGCGGTGATGACCAACCTGTCGCGCGATCATCTGGATTACCACGGCACCATGCAGGCCTATGGCGAAACCAAGGCCAAGTTGTTTGCCTGGAATGATCTGAAGTGCCGGGTGGTCAACCTCGACGACGATTTTGGCCGGCAACTGGCGGCTGATGAGGGTGAGTCGCGGTTGATCACTTACAGCCTGGAAGACTCCCGCGCTTACCTGTATTGCCGCGAAGCGCAGTTCAGTGACGAAGGCGTGCGCGCCACGCTTGTTACGCCGCAGGGCGAACACCATTTGCGCAGCACCTTGCTCGGCCGTTTCAACCTGAGCAACGTGTTGGCCGCGGTCGGTGCCTTGCTCGGTCTGGACTATGCGCTGGACGAAATCCTCAACGTGCTGCCGAAACTCGAAGGCCCGGCCGGTCGCATGCAGCGTCTGGGCGGCGGCACTCAGCCGTTGGTGGTGGTCGATTACGCCCACACGCCGGATGCGCTGGAAAAAGTCTTGATGGCCCTGCGTCCTCACGCCAAAGGCCGGTTGCTGTGCCTGTTCGGTTGCGGCGGTGATCGCGATCGCGGCAAGCGTCCGCTGATGGCTGAAGTGGTCGAGCGTCTGGCCGATGGTGTGCTGGTCACCGACGACAACCCGCGCACCGAAGACCCCGCCGCGATTTTCGACGACATCCGCGCCGGTTTCACCGCTGTGGATAAAGTCACCTTCGTCGCCGGTCGTGGCCAGGCGATTGCCCAGTTGATCGCCAGCGCTTCGGCGGATGACGTGATTGTCCTGGCCGGTAAAGGTCATGAGGACTATCAGGAAATCAACGGTGAGCGTCTCGCTTTCTCCGATCTGGTCGAGGCCGATCATGCCCTGACCGCGTGGGAGGTGGCCCATGCTTAA
- a CDS encoding ClpXP protease specificity-enhancing factor → MNSSRPYLVRALYEWIVDNDCTPHMLVNSEYPSVQVPQGFASDGQIVLNVSPAAVRHLHMDNEAVSFEGRFGGVPHTLYVPIASILGIYARENGQGMVFDMESPLEDEEDIEPDDDIPPPDSEPPRPSGRPSLKVVK, encoded by the coding sequence ATGAACTCCAGTCGACCTTATCTGGTCCGCGCGCTCTACGAGTGGATTGTGGACAACGATTGCACCCCGCACATGCTGGTCAATTCCGAGTATCCGTCGGTACAGGTGCCTCAGGGTTTTGCCAGTGACGGGCAGATTGTCCTGAACGTATCCCCGGCAGCCGTGCGTCATTTGCACATGGATAACGAGGCGGTCAGTTTCGAAGGGCGCTTCGGTGGCGTGCCGCACACCCTGTACGTGCCTATCGCGTCGATCCTGGGCATTTACGCTCGGGAGAACGGCCAGGGCATGGTGTTCGATATGGAATCGCCGCTAGAGGACGAGGAAGACATCGAGCCGGATGATGATATCCCGCCACCCGACAGCGAGCCACCGCGTCCCAGCGGTCGACCCAGTTTGAAGGTGGTGAAGTAA